CTGCAGACAGCAAGCCCATTCAACAACCGTAACTGTATAGGTATAATGCATCTCATGGAAGCCCCGGACAATGATTTTCCTGTTCAAGACCTGTTGCGCCATCTGTTGGCAGATACGCGCTCGTCCAGCGAAATCGCGCGGCTTTCGGGCGTCAGCCAGCCCACGGTGTCGCGTCTGAGGCTGTCGAAAGGGCAGCGGCTGCGGCGCAGCGCGCCATTCAATAAGCTATGCAGTTTCTACGGCCTCGATACCGCTCCTGCGCGGCGCCGCTACAACGATCTGCTGCGCGACGCGATCGTCGACGCATGGGACGGCTCCGACGAGCACGGGCGTGCGCTGCTGGTCGTGATTCAGGGCCTGAAGGATCTGCAGGCGAAGGCCGACGACGGCTGACGGCGCGCGCGCGTGGACGCAAACGCGCACACGAGGCGTCGGCAGACGAAACGAAACGGGCGGTGGCGAACGCAATTCGCCGCCGCCCGTTTTTCATTGGCGCGCCATAAAAAAAGCGAAACGAAACCCCGCTTAATTCAAGAAAAATTAAAAGTGGAATTACGTTTGCATTTTTTCGAGAACAAGCATATAAAGCCTGTGCGCCATCGCTTCAAAACGACATCGACCAAGCAAACGCCTCGGGGCCACGCACATGAGTTAGTCGCGCTCGTTGTCCGCCATCAAGACCGCCGCGTCTTTTTCGATTCATCCCGTCAAGCCGTTGTCTCGCCTGCTCGTCCAGGCGCGGCCGCTCGCGCGCCGCGCGCTGACGCACGCGCGATCGCGGCGGGGAAAGCCGTCGTCGTCATCGAGAAAAAATCGCGCGAAATGCAGTGATCGTCTATTGGTCGATCATTTGCGCGTTATTTACCCAACGATTTTTCATCCGTATTTGAAACTCGCCCACTGCAGTATCAAAGGAGAATTTTCATGGGAATTGAAACCATCGAATCGACCGTTCTGCACGCCTTTTCCGCACGCGTCGCAGAAGCGCCGAATCACACCGCGATTCTCGCGCGCGATGCGTCGCTGACCTACGGCGAACTGGACGCGCGCAGCAATCGCGTCGCGCGGGCGCTGATCGCACGCGGCGTCGCGCCGGGCAGCCTGGTTCCGGTCGAAGCCGTGCGCTCCGCCGATTTCCTCGTGGCGCTGCTCGGCGTGCTGAAGGCCGGCGCCGCCTACATTCCGATCGACGATGCGTATCCGGCGGAGCGCAAACGCCACATCTACGAACAAAGCGGTGCGACCGTCGCGCTCCACGCGCGCGCCAATGCGGCCGCCGAACCGTCGAGCGCGGGCGTCGCGCCGCTCGCGGTGGCGTCGCTGATCGGCGACGATGCGCCCGACGGCGAGCTGCGCACACCGGCGCCGCACGATCTGCTCTACGTGATCTTCACGTCGGGCACGACCGGCCGGCCGAAGGGCGTCGAGATCGAGCATCATGCGGTCGCGCGGCTGGTCGACTGGCACAACCGCGAGTTCGGCGTGACGGCAGCGAGCCGGATGCCGCTGATGGCCGGACTGAGTTTCGACATCTCGCAGTGGGAGATCTGGTCCGCGCTGACGGCCGGCGCGACGCTGCTGTTGCCCGACGAAGAGATCCGCCCCGACGCCGATGCACTCGTCGCGTTTCATCGCGACCATGCGACGACGCACGCGTTCGTCCCGACCGTGATGGTGCCCGACTTCGTACGCGCATCGCGCGGCAGCGATCTGGCGCTGCGCTACCTGTTCACGGCCGGCGAAAAGCTGCAGCCGGTCGACACCGACGGCGCGACCTACACGCTGATCGATTTCTACGGACCGACCGAGACGACGATCTTCGCGACGATGCATCGCGTGCCGAGCGCGACGCTCGGCCGCCCTTCGTCGATCGGCCATCCGGTGCCCGGCGCGACGATCCATGTGCTCGACGCGCAACTCGCGCCGCTGCCCGACGGCCAGGTCGGCGAGCTCTGCATCGCGGGCCCGTGCGTCGCTCGCGGCTATCTGAACGACCCGTCGCTCACGCACGACAAGTTCGTCGCGCTGCCGCACGATCGCTCGCGGCGGCTGTACCGCACGGGCGATCTCGGACGCCGGCTGCCCGACGGCTCGATCCAGTATCTCGGGCGCATGGACGATCAGTTGAAGATCCGCGGCCACCGTGTCGAACTCGGCGAGATCGCATCGGTGCTGTCGACGCAGCCCGGCATCCGCAAGTGCGCGGTGATTGCCGTCGAGGACGCGTCGAATGCGAAGGACATCGTCGCGTTCGTCGTGCCCGACGCGGAGCACGCGAACGGCGACGTGATCGGCTCGATCCGCACGCGGATCCGCGCGTGCCTGCCGCACTACATGCGTCCGCGCCGCTACGTCGTGCTGCCCGAGCTTCCCGTCACGTTGAACGGCAAGGTCGACAAGGCCGCGCTGCGCGAACTCGACGACGGCAGCGCGGCGCGCGCATCGCACGCGGGCTGGCGCGACGACCGCATCGACACCGCGATCGCGCGGACGCTCGCACCGATCCTCGGCCATACCGATTTCGGGCCGGCCGACAATTTCTTCGACATCGGCGGCCACTCGCTGCTGATCGCGGAGTTCGTGCGTCGCCTCGGCGAAACGTTGCGGATGAAGGTCTACGTGCGCGACGTGTACGAGTGTCCGACGGGCGCCGCGCTGCGCGAGCGCCTCGAAGCACGGCTCAACGAGCGGCAGTCGCTGCTCGATGCGGAGCCGGCGCGCGCGCTGCGCGACGACATCGCGCTGCCGGACGGCATCGCGTCGTTCCGCCCGTTCGATACGCGCCGGCTCGAACGGCCCGCGCATATCCTGCTGACGGGCGCGACGGGCTTCGTCGGCGTGCATCTGCTGGCCGATCTGCTCGAGCGCACCGACGCGGTCGTGCACTGTACGGTCCGCGCGGCCGATGGCGCATCCGCCCGCGCACGCATCGTCGAACAGGCGCAGCGCTATCGCGTCGCGCTGCCCGACTCGTCGCGCTGGGTCGCACATGCGGCGGACCTGTCGCTGCCGCGGCTCGGCATGAGCGATGCCGATTACCGCACGCTGGCGGGCTGCGTCGACGTGATCTATCACTCGGCGAGCGCGGTCAACTTCATTCAGCCGTATTCGTACATGCGCACCGACAACGTCGACGGGCTCAAGCGCGTGCTCGCGTTCGCGGCGGACGGCCAGCCGAAGGCACTCATGCTGCTGTCGACGATTTCGGTCTACAGCTGGGGCCATCTGCACACCGGCAAGACGACGGTGTCCGAAGACGACGACATCGATCAGAACCTGCCGGCCGTGATGACGGACATCGGCTACGTGCGCAGCAAATGGGTGATGGAGAAAGTGGCCGATCTCGCGGCGTCGCGCGGGCTGCCGCTGATGACGTTCCGCCTCGGCTACGCGACGTTCCATCGCGACACGGGGCTCAGCGCGAACTATCAGTGGTGGGGCCGGCTCGTGCGCACCTGCATCGATCAGCAGCAGATTCCCGATCTGCGCAATCTGCGCGAAGGGCTGACGACAGTCGACTACATGACGCGTGCGATCGCGCATATTTCGCGCAATCCGTCGGCGCTCGGCCACAAGTACAACCTCGTGCATACCGACGACAACAACCTGACGCTCCGGCAGTTCTTCGAGCGCCTCGAACGGCATTTCGGATTGCGCTTCGAGACCGTGCCGTTCCGTCAATGGCTCGACGGCTGGCAGCACGACACGGCCGCGCCGCTCTATCCGCTGCTGAGCCTGTTCCGCGACGTGATGTACGACGGACGCTCCACCGTCGAGCTCTATCAGGACACGTACCGGTGGCGCTGCGACCGCGTGCAGGCGGCACTACAGGGCAGCGGCATCGAGGAGCCGACGTTTACGCGCGACGAACTCGCGCGCTATCTGACGGAGTCGATCGGCCATCGCGTGTAACACACGGCAGGACCGGCGCAGCACGCACGATCGCACGAGCGATCCTGCGTGCGCGTCTACGGTGCCCTCATTGCGCGCGATGTTCCCACGTCCCTTCGACGTCGATCGTCGTGCGCACCGAATTCGCGAGAAAGCAGGCGTCGTGCGCGGCGTGATGCAGCGCCGCGACTTCGTCGTCGGTCGGCGCACGCTCGCCGCCGAACGTGACGGCCGGCTTCAGCACGATGCGCGTCACGACTTCCTTGCCGGCGTCGTTTTTCGCCATCGTGCCTTCGGCTGCGTCGCGATAGCGTGTCACGACGAAGCGCCGCTGCGCGGCGATCGACAGAAACCACAGCATGTGACAGCTCGACAGCGCGGCGACGAACGCCTCTTCCGGGTCGACTGCAGCCGGATCGGAGAACGGCACGCGCACGACGTGCGGCGAGCTCGACGCAGGCACCGTCACGCCGCCGTCGAAACGCCATTCGTGCCGGCGGCTGTAGCGGTTGTCGACGAACTTGTCGTCGGGGGCGGCCTGCCATTCCACTTCAGCGATGTACGTCGACATCGGGATTCCTTCGTAGACGAAAAAAATGCGTGATGCGCGCGGCGGCGGCCGCACTCACAGCGGCGTGAGCAGCGGCTCGCCCGCGAAATGCCGCGCGGCGTTGTCGAGAAACTGCTGCACCGAACGATCGAGCGCCTCGGGCGACCAGCCGCCGAGGTGCGGCGTCAGCACGACGTTGTCGAGCGCGGTCAGCGCGCGCGGCGGTTCGGGTTCGCCTTCGTACACGTCGAGCGCCGCGCCCGCGAGGCGCCGTTCGCGCAGCGCGTCTGCCAAAGCAGCGGTATCGACGACGCTGCCGCGCGAAACGTTGACGAGAAACCCGTGCGGGCCCAGCGCATCGAGTACCGTGCGGTCGATCAGATGGCGCGTGCCCGCGCCGCCCGGCGTCGCGACGATCAGAAAATCGGCCCACTGCGCAAGCGCGTCGAGCCGTTCGAAGTAGCGGTACGGAACCTGCTTCGCCGCGCGGTTGTGATAGCCGATCTCGATGTCGAAGCCCGCCGCGCGCCGCGCGCATTTCTCGCCGATCCGGCCGAGCCCGACGATGCCGAGCCGCTTGGCCGACACGTTCGGCGGCATCGGCAACGCGTCGCGCCAGACGCCCGCGCGCGTCGCCGCATCGAGCCGCACGATGCCGCGTACCGCGGCGAGCAGCAGTGCGAACGCATGATCGGCGACGCAGTCGTCGTTGGTGCCGGCGCCGGTGACGACCGCGATCCCGCGCGCCTTGGCATGCGCGACGTCGATCTGCTCGTAGCCGGCGCCGAGCGCGCCGACGAGCGTGACCTGCGGCAGTGCATCGATCTCGTGCGCGGCGAGCCCCGTGCTGCCGTTGGTCAGCACCGCGCGGATCGTGCCGCCGTGCTCGGCGATCGTGCGTTCGCGCAGCTCGGCAGTCGGTGCATGGCGCACCTCGAACGACGCGGCAATGCGGCGCTGCGCGTCGTCGCGCAGCGGAATGAGGACCAGCAGTTCCGGTTTCATGGCAGCAGATGTCCGCAGGGCGGGAACGGCTTGCAGTGTAGCAAGGCCGCGCGCCGGCTGCCGGTTGTCCCCACGCGCGCAGGGGCCACGCGGCCGCGCGCGGTTTGCCAAAGCCGGCTCAGTCAAGTAAGTTTCGGCGTACGCCCCCGTCCTGGAGATTGGCCACGATGAAGCTCGCCCTGCCCGCCCGGATCCTGGGCCTCGCACTCGCCGCATCCGTCGTCGCACCCGGTGCACACGCGGATGCGCCCGTCGTCGTATCGTCGAAGATCGACACCGAAGGCAACCTGCTCGGCAACGTGATCGCGCAGGTGCTGAAGGCGCACGGCATTCCCGTCACCGAAAAGATCGCGCTCGGCGCGACGCCGATCGTACGCAAGGCGCTGACGAGCGGCGAGATCGACATCTACCCCGAATACACCGGCAACGCCGCCTTCTTCTTCAACAAGGCCGACGATCCGGTCTGGAAGAACGCGAGCCAAGGCTACGACACCGCGAAGCAGCTCGACTATGCGGCGAACCACCTCGTGTGGCTCGCGCCGGCGCCCGCCAACAACACGTGGGGCGTCGCCGTGCTGTCGTCGGTCGCGCAGGCGCGGCATCTGAAAACCTTCAGCGATTTCGGCAAGTGGGTCGCGGGCGGCGGCAACGTGAAGCTCGCCGCATCGGCGGAATTCGTCAACAGCGCATCGGCGCTGCCGTCGTTCGAGAAGGCGTACGGCTTCAAGCTGAAACCCGATCAGCTCGTCGTGCTGTCCGGCGGCGACACGGCCGCGACGATCAAGGCGGCCGCGAACCAGACCGACGGCGTGAACGCCGCGATGGTGTACGGCACCGACGGCGGGATCGCATCGAGCGGGCTCACGGTGCTCGACGACGACAAGCACGTGCAGCCCGTCTATGCACCGGCGCCGGTGATCCGCGAAGCGGTGCTGAAAGCGCATCCGCAGATCGCCGACTATCTGAAGCCCGTGTTCGCGAGCCTCGATCTGAAGACGCTGCAGATGCTCAACGCACGCATCCAGATCAACGGCGAGCCAGCGGCCGGCGTCGCCAAGAGCTATCTGAAATCGAAGGGCTTCGTGAAATGACGATGCGCGCGGCGGCCTGCGCGCGGCGCGTGACACCGGACAAGGTCGGCATCCTGATCGGCCTGCTGACGATCGTCGCCGTGCTCGGCATGCCGTTCGTCGTGCTGCGGCCGAATCGTATCGCGGCCGGCACCGGGCTGTCGGTGTTCGCGGCGCTGCCGGTCGCGCAGGGTGCGGCGCTCGCGACGCTGTGGATCGTCGGCGCACTCTGGGCGATGACGGCGAGCCGCCCGACGTGGCGGCTCGCGGCCGGCTGCACATGGCTCGCGACGCTCGCGTATGCGCTCGGCGCCGCCACGTCGCACGCGGTCGCACCCGACGACATGCTCGCGCGCGTGTCGCCGGCGGCCGGCGTGTGGGTGCTGCTGTTCGCGTGGGCCGTGCTCGTCGCGGACGCGCTCGCCCGGCTCGCGTTCGGTCCGTGGCGGAGGCTCGCCGCGCTCGTCGTCGCGATCGCGGCGGTGTCGGTGCCGCTCGCGACCGGCTGGTGGGACGGGCTCTCCGTGATGCGCGAATACGCGGTGCGCAGCGACGACTTCTGGCGCGAGGCAAGCCGTCATCTGTCGCTCGCGGGCGGCTCGGTCGCGGCCGCGCTCGTCGCGGGGCTGCCGCTCGGCATCGCATGCGCGCGCGCGGCGCCGGTGCGTGCAATCGTGATGCCGGTGCTCAATATCGTTCAGACGATTCCGAGCATCGCGATGTACGGGCTGATGATGGCGCCGCTCGGCCTGCTCGCCGCGCACGTGCCGCTCGCGGCAGCGCTCGGCGTGCGCGGCATCGGCGTCGCGCCCGCCGTGCTCGCGCTGTTCCTCTACTCGCTGCTG
The sequence above is a segment of the Burkholderia multivorans ATCC BAA-247 genome. Coding sequences within it:
- a CDS encoding helix-turn-helix domain-containing protein — encoded protein: MEAPDNDFPVQDLLRHLLADTRSSSEIARLSGVSQPTVSRLRLSKGQRLRRSAPFNKLCSFYGLDTAPARRRYNDLLRDAIVDAWDGSDEHGRALLVVIQGLKDLQAKADDG
- a CDS encoding amino acid adenylation domain-containing protein yields the protein MGIETIESTVLHAFSARVAEAPNHTAILARDASLTYGELDARSNRVARALIARGVAPGSLVPVEAVRSADFLVALLGVLKAGAAYIPIDDAYPAERKRHIYEQSGATVALHARANAAAEPSSAGVAPLAVASLIGDDAPDGELRTPAPHDLLYVIFTSGTTGRPKGVEIEHHAVARLVDWHNREFGVTAASRMPLMAGLSFDISQWEIWSALTAGATLLLPDEEIRPDADALVAFHRDHATTHAFVPTVMVPDFVRASRGSDLALRYLFTAGEKLQPVDTDGATYTLIDFYGPTETTIFATMHRVPSATLGRPSSIGHPVPGATIHVLDAQLAPLPDGQVGELCIAGPCVARGYLNDPSLTHDKFVALPHDRSRRLYRTGDLGRRLPDGSIQYLGRMDDQLKIRGHRVELGEIASVLSTQPGIRKCAVIAVEDASNAKDIVAFVVPDAEHANGDVIGSIRTRIRACLPHYMRPRRYVVLPELPVTLNGKVDKAALRELDDGSAARASHAGWRDDRIDTAIARTLAPILGHTDFGPADNFFDIGGHSLLIAEFVRRLGETLRMKVYVRDVYECPTGAALRERLEARLNERQSLLDAEPARALRDDIALPDGIASFRPFDTRRLERPAHILLTGATGFVGVHLLADLLERTDAVVHCTVRAADGASARARIVEQAQRYRVALPDSSRWVAHAADLSLPRLGMSDADYRTLAGCVDVIYHSASAVNFIQPYSYMRTDNVDGLKRVLAFAADGQPKALMLLSTISVYSWGHLHTGKTTVSEDDDIDQNLPAVMTDIGYVRSKWVMEKVADLAASRGLPLMTFRLGYATFHRDTGLSANYQWWGRLVRTCIDQQQIPDLRNLREGLTTVDYMTRAIAHISRNPSALGHKYNLVHTDDNNLTLRQFFERLERHFGLRFETVPFRQWLDGWQHDTAAPLYPLLSLFRDVMYDGRSTVELYQDTYRWRCDRVQAALQGSGIEEPTFTRDELARYLTESIGHRV
- a CDS encoding OsmC family protein — translated: MSTYIAEVEWQAAPDDKFVDNRYSRRHEWRFDGGVTVPASSSPHVVRVPFSDPAAVDPEEAFVAALSSCHMLWFLSIAAQRRFVVTRYRDAAEGTMAKNDAGKEVVTRIVLKPAVTFGGERAPTDDEVAALHHAAHDACFLANSVRTTIDVEGTWEHRAQ
- a CDS encoding 2-hydroxyacid dehydrogenase, whose amino-acid sequence is MKPELLVLIPLRDDAQRRIAASFEVRHAPTAELRERTIAEHGGTIRAVLTNGSTGLAAHEIDALPQVTLVGALGAGYEQIDVAHAKARGIAVVTGAGTNDDCVADHAFALLLAAVRGIVRLDAATRAGVWRDALPMPPNVSAKRLGIVGLGRIGEKCARRAAGFDIEIGYHNRAAKQVPYRYFERLDALAQWADFLIVATPGGAGTRHLIDRTVLDALGPHGFLVNVSRGSVVDTAALADALRERRLAGAALDVYEGEPEPPRALTALDNVVLTPHLGGWSPEALDRSVQQFLDNAARHFAGEPLLTPL
- the osmF gene encoding glycine betaine ABC transporter substrate-binding protein OsmF, whose protein sequence is MKLALPARILGLALAASVVAPGAHADAPVVVSSKIDTEGNLLGNVIAQVLKAHGIPVTEKIALGATPIVRKALTSGEIDIYPEYTGNAAFFFNKADDPVWKNASQGYDTAKQLDYAANHLVWLAPAPANNTWGVAVLSSVAQARHLKTFSDFGKWVAGGGNVKLAASAEFVNSASALPSFEKAYGFKLKPDQLVVLSGGDTAATIKAAANQTDGVNAAMVYGTDGGIASSGLTVLDDDKHVQPVYAPAPVIREAVLKAHPQIADYLKPVFASLDLKTLQMLNARIQINGEPAAGVAKSYLKSKGFVK
- a CDS encoding ABC transporter permease is translated as MTMRAAACARRVTPDKVGILIGLLTIVAVLGMPFVVLRPNRIAAGTGLSVFAALPVAQGAALATLWIVGALWAMTASRPTWRLAAGCTWLATLAYALGAATSHAVAPDDMLARVSPAAGVWVLLFAWAVLVADALARLAFGPWRRLAALVVAIAAVSVPLATGWWDGLSVMREYAVRSDDFWREASRHLSLAGGSVAAALVAGLPLGIACARAAPVRAIVMPVLNIVQTIPSIAMYGLMMAPLGLLAAHVPLAAALGVRGIGVAPAVLALFLYSLLPIASSVAVGLAQVPPHVTEAARAMGMTRAQRLFRVDLVLALPVILSGVRVVLVQNIGLTAVAALIGGGGFGTFIFQGIGQSAADLVLLGAIPTIALALAAAVVFEAATSLAKGRSG